A genomic region of Pseudomonas sp. KU43P contains the following coding sequences:
- a CDS encoding response regulator transcription factor produces MNRALVVDDHPFIRSTVCMLLRQEHLQIVGEADNGIDAVRMAREQTPDIIILDISLPGMDGMEVIARVKRHDPPSKTLVLTSHLAEAYSLRCMQAGAAGFVSKTNDLSELNKAVRAVLSGFTYFPDVALSSVYSQELHATDAQRIASLSHRELMILQHLSRGLSNKAIGEAMLLSNKTVSTYKGRLLEKLRLNSLIDMADFARRNQLI; encoded by the coding sequence ATGAATAGAGCACTGGTGGTCGACGACCACCCTTTCATCCGTTCCACGGTGTGCATGCTGCTGCGCCAGGAGCACTTGCAGATCGTCGGCGAGGCCGACAACGGCATCGATGCAGTACGCATGGCGCGCGAACAGACGCCGGACATCATCATCCTCGACATCAGCCTGCCCGGGATGGACGGCATGGAGGTGATCGCGCGGGTCAAGCGACATGACCCCCCAAGCAAGACCCTGGTGCTGACGTCGCACCTGGCCGAGGCGTATTCCTTGCGCTGCATGCAGGCAGGGGCGGCCGGCTTCGTGTCCAAGACCAACGACCTGAGCGAGCTGAACAAGGCGGTGCGCGCAGTGCTGTCGGGGTTCACCTACTTCCCCGATGTGGCGCTGAGCTCGGTGTACAGCCAAGAGCTGCATGCCACCGACGCACAGCGCATTGCCAGCCTGAGCCACCGTGAGCTGATGATCCTGCAACACCTGTCCCGGGGCTTGAGCAACAAGGCCATCGGCGAGGCCATGTTGCTGAGCAACAAGACCGTCAGCACTTACAAAGGGCGCCTGCTGGAGAAGCTGCGACTCAATTCGCTCATCGACATGGCGGATTTCGCTCGTCGCAACCAACTGATCTGA
- a CDS encoding molecular chaperone, giving the protein MRLFRYVCLTLAMLPCAAQAAPELNVGGLYDYLEEGKSTLLKRVRNGGDSTAFVKVSVVELVYEGSGAPREVALEGLALEQRGLVVSPARLIVPARGMQAVRLLYRGSRDKERYYRLRFIPVLPEQGDGFAVSETEAEQYRDSLKAGVNLLAGYGTLLFVRPNATRYQTPIRRQAGALTVTNQGNATVVLDHFRQCQAQDQVCDPATKHHLLPGRTRQFDGHAAKVHQFELHEGAERKAMVLEG; this is encoded by the coding sequence ATGAGGCTGTTTCGATATGTCTGCCTGACCCTGGCGATGCTGCCTTGCGCAGCCCAGGCGGCACCCGAACTGAATGTCGGCGGGCTCTACGATTACTTGGAGGAAGGCAAGAGCACCTTGCTCAAGCGTGTGCGAAATGGCGGCGACTCCACGGCCTTCGTCAAGGTCAGCGTGGTCGAACTGGTGTACGAAGGCAGCGGTGCGCCCCGTGAAGTTGCCCTCGAAGGCCTGGCCCTCGAACAGCGCGGGCTGGTGGTCAGCCCGGCGCGGCTGATCGTGCCGGCGCGCGGCATGCAGGCGGTACGCCTGCTGTACCGCGGTAGCCGTGACAAGGAGCGTTACTACCGCTTGCGTTTCATCCCGGTGCTGCCGGAGCAGGGCGATGGTTTTGCCGTCAGCGAGACAGAAGCCGAGCAATACCGTGACAGCCTCAAGGCAGGCGTCAACCTGCTTGCCGGCTATGGCACGCTGTTGTTTGTGCGCCCGAACGCAACCCGCTACCAGACCCCGATTCGCCGTCAGGCCGGCGCGCTGACCGTGACCAACCAGGGCAACGCCACCGTGGTGCTCGACCATTTCCGCCAGTGCCAGGCCCAGGACCAGGTCTGCGATCCGGCTACCAAGCACCACTTGCTGCCTGGGCGCACCCGGCAGTTCGATGGGCATGCTGCCAAGGTGCACCAGTTCGAGTTGCATGAAGGTGCCGAACGCAAGGCCATGGTACTGGAAGGATGA
- a CDS encoding TcfC E-set like domain-containing protein, whose product MAFSLTTKTLLLTACLAVLPATATATGNALGVVSQAQGLPREFEEHFFDVPLAVRVDLDGRYLGDAMVVLSRDERVQLLEFTDHLESREPESLRRRWQERLASGRPLGDCQKDCPDGLRAIHYSLVNSQLSLLTHAAELAGDAPRFHTLPEHGSGLLLRNQLNLVSDGRETSGLYSLQGQGSLDNWTTLANAQVDRGGISGQDTRHRVSQLYAERLHDEHFYRLGYFTPGAQGLTRQPRLLGQSPDTTLGLMFGSSDSLLIDNGQPSSTPIYVTPNRPGVVEIYRNGVLINSQPVQPGLQALDTRVLPGGIYQVEVRLLEDGQETSRTDEFVYKPSSWRNPDSRWRYNLYLGQQTSLLSNWDEQHDDSLSAGVLANYLLHPRAVLGLSVQQVDEAMQYGTSLDWDALDRLKLYGNVYRTEDQGNGYDLQMIHSHDLGSLVLSHSRAWLETTSRSTHSQYVRYEEQSQSSLLLTHRLDNRSTATIRLAHSSGAADGMGIDLGWSHYGKFLGSDANWRLTLFDRPGTRSSGDARSRGVNLAVSMSLGGPGERIAASIGSRTSHDGGRDHNASLSYQRDVDLGVVRSLGATATVDRYGAGLGGNAQFQNQVLHGDAYAQSSSYNGEVSAGLNLQSIVAVGEGKLAMTGQYLPHDAGLIVDVESDIEGLVLRADDQHGLSASLQPGRNVIPVGAYKSGYVQFDLEGDDEAAVIQPTSFDYHLNRGGVGYRKLRVMRTVTVLGRLLNRQGQPMQGVQVVNHASRSVSEPGGHFAVEMSESTPTLEVRQGGESLCLLQLDFNRLEREGDVLLAGDLQCVPGRMAQAEGVPMENKS is encoded by the coding sequence ATGGCCTTTTCCTTAACTACAAAGACTTTGCTGCTCACGGCATGCCTTGCCGTGCTTCCAGCCACTGCAACTGCCACAGGCAACGCCCTGGGCGTGGTCAGCCAGGCCCAGGGCCTGCCACGGGAATTCGAGGAGCACTTCTTCGATGTGCCGTTGGCGGTTCGGGTCGACCTGGATGGCCGCTACCTGGGCGATGCCATGGTCGTGCTCAGTCGCGACGAGCGGGTGCAGTTGCTGGAATTCACCGACCACCTGGAAAGCCGCGAGCCGGAAAGCCTGCGCCGCCGCTGGCAGGAGCGCCTGGCCAGCGGCCGGCCGCTCGGTGACTGCCAGAAGGACTGCCCGGACGGCCTGCGTGCGATCCACTACAGCCTGGTCAACTCGCAGCTATCGCTGCTCACCCACGCTGCCGAGCTGGCCGGCGATGCCCCGCGTTTTCACACGCTGCCCGAACACGGCAGCGGTCTGTTGCTGCGCAACCAGCTCAACCTGGTCAGTGACGGGCGCGAGACCAGCGGGCTGTATTCGCTGCAGGGTCAAGGCAGTCTCGACAACTGGACGACACTGGCCAATGCCCAGGTCGACCGTGGCGGCATCAGTGGTCAGGACACCCGCCACCGGGTCAGTCAGCTGTATGCCGAGCGCCTGCACGATGAACATTTCTACCGCCTGGGCTACTTCACCCCTGGCGCCCAGGGCCTGACCCGCCAGCCCCGGCTGCTCGGCCAGAGCCCCGACACCACCTTGGGCCTGATGTTCGGCAGCAGCGACAGCCTGCTGATCGACAACGGCCAGCCCAGTTCCACACCGATCTATGTCACCCCCAACCGCCCCGGCGTGGTGGAGATCTACCGCAACGGCGTGCTGATCAACAGTCAGCCGGTGCAGCCCGGCCTGCAAGCACTGGACACCCGAGTGCTGCCGGGCGGCATCTATCAGGTCGAAGTGCGCCTGCTCGAAGACGGCCAGGAAACCTCACGCACCGACGAATTCGTCTACAAGCCCAGCAGTTGGCGCAACCCCGACAGCCGCTGGCGCTACAACCTGTACCTGGGCCAGCAGACCAGCCTGCTGAGCAACTGGGATGAGCAGCACGACGACAGCCTCAGTGCCGGGGTGCTCGCCAACTACCTGCTGCACCCACGGGCGGTACTGGGCCTTTCTGTGCAGCAGGTCGATGAAGCCATGCAGTACGGCACCTCGCTGGACTGGGACGCGCTGGACCGGCTGAAGCTCTATGGCAACGTCTATCGCACCGAAGACCAGGGCAATGGCTATGACCTGCAGATGATCCACAGCCACGACCTCGGTTCACTGGTGCTCAGCCACAGCCGCGCATGGCTGGAAACCACCAGCCGCTCGACGCACAGCCAATACGTACGCTACGAAGAGCAGAGCCAGAGTTCGCTGTTGCTCACCCATCGCCTGGATAACCGCAGCACGGCGACCATCCGCCTGGCCCACAGCTCCGGTGCCGCCGATGGCATGGGCATCGACCTGGGTTGGTCGCACTATGGCAAGTTCCTCGGCTCCGACGCCAACTGGCGCCTGACCCTGTTCGATCGCCCAGGCACCCGCAGCAGCGGCGACGCCCGTAGCCGTGGCGTCAACCTGGCCGTGAGCATGAGCCTCGGTGGCCCCGGCGAGCGCATTGCCGCCAGCATCGGCAGCCGCACTTCGCATGATGGCGGGCGTGACCACAACGCGTCGCTGTCGTACCAGCGCGATGTCGATCTCGGCGTGGTACGCAGCCTCGGCGCCACCGCCACGGTCGACCGTTATGGCGCAGGCCTGGGCGGCAATGCCCAGTTCCAGAACCAGGTGCTGCATGGCGATGCCTACGCCCAGAGTTCGTCCTACAACGGTGAAGTCAGTGCCGGCCTGAACCTGCAGAGCATCGTGGCCGTGGGCGAGGGCAAGCTGGCCATGACCGGTCAGTACCTGCCCCACGACGCCGGGCTGATCGTCGATGTGGAAAGCGACATCGAAGGCCTGGTACTGCGCGCCGATGACCAGCACGGCCTGAGCGCCTCCTTGCAGCCGGGGCGCAACGTGATTCCGGTAGGGGCCTACAAGTCAGGCTATGTGCAGTTCGACCTGGAAGGCGACGACGAGGCGGCAGTGATCCAGCCCACCAGCTTCGACTACCACCTCAACCGGGGTGGTGTGGGCTACCGCAAGTTGCGGGTGATGCGCACGGTCACCGTGCTTGGACGCCTGCTGAACCGCCAGGGGCAGCCGATGCAGGGTGTGCAGGTGGTCAACCATGCCAGCCGCAGTGTCAGTGAACCGGGCGGTCATTTCGCGGTGGAAATGAGCGAGTCGACCCCGACCCTGGAGGTACGCCAGGGCGGCGAGTCGTTGTGCCTGCTGCAGCTGGACTTCAATCGCCTGGAGCGCGAGGGGGACGTACTGCTGGCGGGCGATCTGCAGTGTGTGCCAGGGCGCATGGCCCAGGCCGAGGGCGTACCGATGGAGAACAAGAGTTGA
- a CDS encoding CS1 type fimbrial major subunit, whose protein sequence is MKALLLALPFAVLAAGPAMAEDPIEKQVLITATVPTANFYVEPVGGNWMNDPQDMAWNSFQGTLTPVRKQLQAKSTIGPITAHLLSPAVVSSGLNAIDLNVKIGDTVLTTSASEILTEAQAAPGAIVDFEVAPQVPAGGYQPGNYQGLVSMMFETAAP, encoded by the coding sequence GTGAAAGCATTGCTTCTGGCGCTCCCCTTCGCAGTTCTGGCTGCGGGCCCGGCCATGGCCGAGGATCCGATCGAGAAACAGGTGCTGATCACCGCCACCGTGCCCACTGCCAACTTCTACGTCGAGCCGGTTGGCGGCAACTGGATGAACGACCCGCAAGACATGGCCTGGAACTCGTTTCAAGGCACCCTGACCCCGGTTCGCAAACAACTGCAGGCCAAGAGCACCATCGGCCCGATCACTGCCCATCTGCTGTCGCCGGCGGTGGTCAGCAGCGGCCTGAATGCCATCGATCTGAATGTCAAGATCGGCGACACCGTGCTCACCACCAGCGCGAGCGAAATCCTCACCGAAGCCCAGGCTGCACCGGGCGCCATCGTCGACTTCGAAGTCGCGCCGCAGGTACCGGCCGGTGGCTACCAGCCAGGCAACTACCAAGGCCTGGTCAGCATGATGTTCGAAACTGCCGCACCGTGA
- a CDS encoding cation acetate symporter has protein sequence MIRHAKALAVLACGVFAPAVWAADAITGEVQKQPLNVAAIAMFVAFVAFTLGITYWASKRNKSAADYYAAGGKITGFQNGLAIAGDYMSAASFLGISALVFTSGYDGLIYSIGFLVGWPIILFLIAERLRNLGKYTFADVASYRLGQKEIRTLSASGSLVVVAFYLIAQMVGAGKLIELLFGLDYHVAVILVGILMCLYVLFGGMLATTWVQIIKAVLLLSGASFMALMVMKHVGFDFNTLFSEAIKVHAKGEAIMSPGGLVKDPISAFSLGLALMFGTAGLPHILMRFFTVSDAKEARKSVLYATGFIGYFYILTFIIGFGAILLVSTNPDFKDAAGALLGGNNMAAVHLADAVGGSIFLGFISAVAFATILAVVAGLTLAGASAVSHDLYASVWRKGKANDKDEIRVSKITTVALGVLAIGLGILFEKQNIAFMVGLAFSIAASCNFPVLLLSMYWKKLTTRGAMIGGWLGLISAVTLMILGPTIWVQILGHEKAIYPYEYPALFSMIIAFAGIWFFSVTDKSKAADDERALFYPQFVRSQTGLGASGAVSH, from the coding sequence ATGATTCGCCACGCCAAAGCCCTGGCCGTTCTGGCCTGCGGCGTTTTCGCACCCGCCGTGTGGGCCGCCGATGCCATCACCGGTGAGGTGCAGAAACAGCCGCTGAACGTCGCCGCGATCGCCATGTTCGTGGCCTTCGTCGCCTTCACCCTCGGCATCACCTACTGGGCCTCCAAGCGCAACAAGTCGGCGGCCGACTACTACGCGGCCGGCGGCAAGATCACCGGTTTCCAGAACGGCCTGGCGATTGCCGGCGACTACATGTCGGCAGCGTCTTTCCTGGGGATTTCCGCGCTGGTGTTCACCTCCGGTTACGATGGCCTGATCTACTCCATCGGCTTCCTGGTCGGCTGGCCGATCATCCTCTTCCTGATCGCCGAACGCCTGCGCAACCTGGGCAAGTACACCTTCGCCGACGTTGCCTCGTACCGCCTCGGGCAAAAGGAAATCCGTACCCTGTCGGCCTCCGGCTCGCTGGTGGTGGTGGCCTTCTACCTGATCGCGCAGATGGTCGGTGCCGGCAAGCTCATCGAGCTGCTGTTCGGCCTGGACTACCACGTCGCGGTGATCCTGGTGGGCATCCTGATGTGCCTGTACGTGCTGTTCGGCGGCATGCTGGCCACCACCTGGGTGCAGATCATCAAGGCCGTGCTGCTGCTCTCCGGTGCCAGCTTCATGGCACTGATGGTGATGAAGCACGTGGGCTTCGACTTCAACACCCTGTTCTCCGAGGCGATCAAGGTACACGCCAAGGGCGAGGCGATCATGAGCCCGGGCGGCCTGGTCAAGGACCCGATCTCGGCGTTCTCCCTGGGCCTGGCGTTGATGTTCGGTACCGCTGGCCTGCCGCACATCCTGATGCGCTTCTTCACCGTCAGTGACGCCAAGGAAGCACGCAAGAGCGTGCTCTACGCCACCGGCTTCATCGGCTACTTCTACATCCTGACCTTCATCATCGGCTTCGGCGCGATCCTGCTGGTCAGCACCAACCCGGACTTCAAGGATGCCGCCGGCGCCTTGCTGGGCGGCAACAACATGGCAGCGGTGCACCTGGCCGATGCTGTGGGTGGCAGCATCTTCCTCGGCTTCATCTCGGCGGTGGCCTTCGCCACCATCCTGGCGGTGGTCGCCGGCCTGACCCTGGCCGGTGCCTCGGCGGTGTCCCATGACCTGTACGCCAGCGTATGGCGTAAGGGCAAGGCCAACGACAAGGACGAGATTCGCGTATCGAAGATCACCACCGTCGCTCTGGGCGTGCTGGCGATCGGCCTGGGTATTCTGTTCGAGAAGCAGAACATCGCCTTCATGGTCGGCCTGGCGTTCTCCATCGCCGCCAGCTGCAACTTCCCGGTGCTGCTGCTTTCGATGTACTGGAAGAAGCTGACCACCCGCGGCGCCATGATTGGCGGCTGGTTGGGCCTGATCAGTGCGGTGACGCTGATGATCCTCGGCCCGACCATCTGGGTGCAGATCCTGGGTCATGAGAAGGCCATCTACCCGTACGAGTACCCGGCACTGTTCTCGATGATCATTGCCTTCGCCGGTATCTGGTTCTTCTCGGTCACCGACAAGTCCAAGGCGGCCGATGACGAGCGTGCGCTGTTCTACCCGCAGTTCGTCCGTTCGCAGACTGGCCTCGGTGCCAGCGGGGCGGTTTCGCACTAA
- a CDS encoding DUF485 domain-containing protein has product MNDSIYLSIQNSPRFKELVSKRERFAWVLSAIMLGLYCAFILLIAYGPHLLGAKLSPESSITWGIPLGVGLIVSAFVLTAIYVRRANGEFDELNKAILKEAQQ; this is encoded by the coding sequence ATGAATGACAGCATTTACCTCTCGATTCAAAACAGCCCCCGCTTCAAGGAGCTGGTCAGCAAACGCGAACGGTTCGCCTGGGTGCTCTCGGCGATCATGCTCGGCCTCTACTGCGCCTTCATCCTCCTGATCGCCTACGGTCCTCATCTGCTGGGCGCCAAGCTCAGCCCCGAGTCGTCGATTACCTGGGGCATTCCCCTGGGCGTCGGCCTGATCGTTTCGGCATTCGTCCTGACCGCCATCTACGTGCGCCGCGCCAACGGCGAGTTCGATGAGCTGAACAAGGCCATCCTGAAGGAGGCGCAACAATGA
- a CDS encoding glycine betaine ABC transporter substrate-binding protein yields the protein MKMRRFLGVGTALVLAMSAAQAMAKEVSIGYVDGWADSVATTNVAAEVIKQKLGYDVKLQAVAAGIMWQGVATGKLDAMLSAWLPVTHGEYWAKNKDKVVDYGPNFKDAKIGLIVPEYVKAKSIEDLKTDNSFKQKIVGIDAGSGVMIKTDQAIKDYDLTGYKLQASSGAGMTAELQRAYPKQQSIAVTGWVPHWMFAKWKLRFLDDPKGVYGAAETVNNIGSKELDKKAPEVAEFLKKFQWQSKDEIGEVMLAIQDGAKPEAAAKDWVAKHPERVKEWTGK from the coding sequence ATGAAGATGCGACGTTTCCTGGGAGTGGGTACCGCTCTGGTATTGGCCATGAGTGCTGCGCAGGCAATGGCTAAAGAGGTAAGCATCGGCTACGTGGATGGTTGGGCCGACAGTGTGGCGACCACCAACGTGGCCGCCGAAGTGATCAAGCAGAAGCTCGGCTACGACGTGAAGCTGCAGGCGGTTGCCGCAGGGATCATGTGGCAGGGCGTGGCCACCGGCAAGCTCGATGCCATGCTTTCGGCGTGGCTGCCGGTCACCCACGGTGAGTACTGGGCCAAGAACAAGGACAAGGTGGTCGACTATGGTCCCAACTTCAAGGACGCCAAGATTGGCCTGATCGTCCCCGAATACGTCAAGGCAAAAAGCATTGAAGACCTCAAGACTGACAACAGCTTCAAGCAGAAGATCGTCGGCATCGATGCAGGCTCGGGTGTGATGATCAAGACCGACCAGGCGATCAAGGATTACGACCTGACCGGCTACAAGTTGCAGGCAAGCTCCGGTGCGGGCATGACGGCAGAACTGCAGCGTGCCTATCCCAAGCAGCAATCGATTGCCGTGACCGGCTGGGTGCCGCACTGGATGTTCGCCAAGTGGAAACTCAGGTTCCTGGATGACCCGAAAGGGGTGTATGGCGCGGCGGAAACGGTCAACAACATCGGCAGCAAGGAACTGGACAAGAAGGCGCCGGAAGTGGCCGAGTTCCTGAAGAAGTTCCAGTGGCAGTCCAAGGATGAGATCGGCGAGGTGATGCTGGCGATTCAGGATGGGGCCAAGCCTGAAGCAGCGGCGAAAGACTGGGTGGCCAAGCACCCGGAGCGGGTCAAGGAGTGGACCGGCAAGTAA
- a CDS encoding beta (1-6) glucans synthase encodes MPNPARLLLPLYLLACLLALLGLGALWYGLGKPLQLPDAASPTHKLQCASYTPFDKDQSPYDQPFRLRPARMDADLALLAERFQCIRTYSMTGLEAIPALARKHGLKVMLGAWVNANPVDTDKEVQLLIDAANANPDVVSAVIVGNEALLRKEVTGERLAALIDRVKRQVKVPVTYADVWEFWLQHPQVAPAVDFLTIHLLPYWEDDPRGIEDALAHVADVHQVFANRFAPKDIFIGETGWPSEGRQRETALPSRANEARFVRGFVAMAEANGWHYNLIEAFDQPWKRANEGAVGGYWGLYDADRQDKGVLEGPVSNLHLWPQWLLAGVVLMAAMLVFAGRPATAAGALLLPLLVAFGAGCLGLWGELMRTHARFAGEWLWAVLLAGLNLLVLAHAVLALGRRAGWRERVFAWFEARAGWLLLAAGFAAAVSMLAMVFDPRYRSFPTAALALPAVVYLLRPVAAARAEVALLAFIVGAGVMPQLYREGLGNQQAWGWAVVSVLMTAALWRSLRLRRA; translated from the coding sequence ATGCCCAACCCTGCTCGCCTGCTGTTGCCGCTCTACCTGCTCGCCTGCCTGTTAGCCCTGCTTGGGCTCGGCGCGCTCTGGTATGGGCTGGGCAAGCCGCTGCAACTTCCCGATGCCGCCAGCCCCACGCACAAGTTGCAGTGCGCGTCGTACACCCCGTTCGACAAGGACCAGTCACCCTACGACCAGCCCTTCCGCCTGCGCCCGGCCCGCATGGATGCTGACCTGGCACTGCTGGCCGAGCGATTTCAGTGCATCCGCACCTATTCCATGACCGGCCTTGAAGCAATCCCGGCGCTGGCGCGCAAGCACGGCCTGAAGGTGATGCTCGGAGCCTGGGTGAACGCCAACCCGGTCGATACCGACAAGGAAGTGCAGTTGCTGATCGACGCTGCCAACGCCAACCCGGACGTGGTCAGCGCGGTGATCGTCGGCAACGAGGCGTTGCTGCGCAAGGAAGTCACCGGCGAGCGCCTGGCCGCGCTGATCGACCGGGTCAAGCGCCAGGTCAAGGTGCCGGTCACCTACGCCGATGTCTGGGAGTTCTGGCTGCAACATCCGCAGGTGGCGCCAGCGGTGGACTTCCTGACCATTCACCTGCTGCCCTATTGGGAAGACGACCCGCGCGGCATCGAAGATGCCCTGGCCCATGTCGCCGACGTGCACCAGGTGTTCGCCAACCGTTTCGCGCCCAAGGACATCTTCATCGGCGAAACCGGCTGGCCCAGCGAAGGCCGCCAGCGCGAAACCGCCCTGCCCAGCCGGGCCAACGAGGCGCGTTTCGTGCGCGGTTTCGTCGCCATGGCCGAGGCCAATGGCTGGCACTACAACCTGATCGAAGCCTTCGACCAGCCCTGGAAGCGCGCCAACGAAGGCGCGGTGGGCGGTTATTGGGGGCTGTACGATGCCGACCGACAAGACAAGGGCGTGCTCGAAGGCCCGGTGAGCAACCTGCACCTGTGGCCGCAGTGGTTGCTGGCCGGCGTGGTGCTGATGGCGGCCATGCTGGTGTTCGCCGGGCGCCCCGCCACCGCCGCCGGCGCCTTGCTGCTGCCGCTGCTGGTAGCGTTCGGTGCGGGTTGCCTGGGGTTATGGGGCGAGCTGATGCGCACCCATGCGCGGTTTGCCGGGGAATGGCTGTGGGCGGTGTTGCTGGCGGGGCTCAACCTGCTGGTGCTGGCCCACGCGGTGCTGGCACTGGGGCGCAGGGCCGGCTGGCGTGAGCGGGTATTCGCCTGGTTCGAGGCGCGGGCGGGGTGGTTGTTGCTGGCGGCAGGGTTTGCTGCGGCGGTGAGCATGCTGGCGATGGTATTCGACCCGCGGTATCGCAGCTTCCCGACGGCGGCGCTGGCCTTGCCGGCGGTGGTGTACCTGCTGCGACCGGTGGCGGCGGCGCGGGCTGAGGTGGCGTTGCTGGCATTTATCGTCGGGGCTGGGGTAATGCCGCAGCTTTACCGTGAAGGGCTGGGGAACCAGCAAGCTTGGGGCTGGGCGGTGGTTAGTGTGCTGATGACAGCCGCCTTGTGGCGCAGTTTGCGACTGCGCAGGGCTTAA
- a CDS encoding serine/threonine protein kinase yields the protein MLRSWRLAALLGGLLMAATASARDIDAASYGFPLTNPFEATIATTPPDQRPTLPSDDEIDQSDYSLNLRPEREFTLPDNFWSVKKLKYRLARQDHEAPLIFLIAGTGAPYSSSINEYLKKLFYQAGFHVVQLSSPTSWDFMSAASRFATPGVSKEDAEDMYRVMQAVRAQHPRLPISEFYLTGYSLGALDAAFVSHLDETRRSFNFKRVLLLNPPVNLYTSINNLDKLVQTQVKGIDRSTTFYELMLDKLTRYFQDKGYIDLNDALLYDFQQSRQHLSNEQMAMLIGTSFRFSAADIAFTSDLINRRGLIIPPKFPITEGSSLTPFFKRALQCDFDCYMTEQVIPMWRARTDGNSILQLVNQVSLYALEDYLRNSPKIAVMHNADDVILGPGDIGFLRKVFGDRLTLYPHGGHCGNLNYRVNSDAMLEFFRG from the coding sequence ATGCTTCGATCTTGGCGCCTTGCCGCCCTTCTTGGCGGCCTGTTAATGGCTGCAACCGCATCGGCGCGGGACATCGATGCCGCAAGCTACGGCTTCCCCTTGACCAACCCGTTCGAGGCGACCATCGCTACCACGCCGCCCGACCAGCGCCCGACGCTGCCCAGCGACGATGAAATCGACCAGTCCGACTACAGCCTCAATCTGCGCCCGGAGCGTGAGTTCACCCTGCCCGACAACTTCTGGTCGGTGAAAAAACTCAAGTACCGCCTGGCCCGCCAGGACCACGAGGCGCCGCTGATCTTCCTCATCGCCGGCACCGGCGCACCCTATTCCAGCAGCATCAACGAATACCTGAAAAAGCTCTTCTACCAGGCCGGCTTCCACGTGGTGCAGCTGTCGTCACCGACCAGCTGGGACTTCATGAGCGCCGCCTCGCGTTTCGCCACCCCAGGGGTGAGCAAGGAAGACGCCGAAGACATGTACCGAGTGATGCAGGCCGTGCGTGCCCAGCACCCGCGCCTGCCGATCAGCGAGTTCTACCTCACCGGCTACAGCCTCGGCGCGCTGGATGCAGCGTTCGTCAGCCACCTGGACGAAACCCGCCGCAGCTTCAACTTCAAGCGTGTGCTGCTGCTCAACCCGCCGGTCAACCTGTACACCTCGATCAACAATCTCGACAAGCTGGTGCAGACCCAGGTCAAGGGCATCGACCGCAGCACCACCTTCTACGAGCTGATGCTCGACAAACTCACCCGCTACTTCCAGGACAAGGGCTACATCGACCTCAACGACGCCCTGCTGTACGACTTCCAGCAGTCGCGCCAGCACTTGTCCAATGAACAGATGGCCATGCTCATCGGCACTTCGTTCCGCTTCTCGGCGGCCGATATCGCCTTCACCTCCGACCTGATCAACCGACGCGGCCTGATCATTCCGCCGAAGTTTCCGATCACCGAAGGCAGTAGCCTGACACCGTTCTTCAAGCGTGCCCTGCAGTGCGACTTCGACTGCTACATGACCGAGCAAGTGATCCCGATGTGGCGCGCGCGCACCGACGGCAACAGCATCCTGCAACTGGTCAACCAGGTGAGCCTCTACGCGCTGGAAGACTACCTGCGCAACAGCCCGAAGATCGCGGTGATGCACAACGCCGATGACGTCATCCTCGGCCCCGGCGATATCGGCTTCCTGCGCAAGGTGTTCGGCGATCGCCTGACCCTCTACCCCCATGGCGGCCATTGCGGCAACCTCAACTATCGCGTCAACAGCGACGCCATGCTGGAGTTCTTCCGTGGTTAA